The Lysobacter enzymogenes genome window below encodes:
- a CDS encoding sensor histidine kinase, with product MAEPARAAAGRRDSIRKTLLIYLGALSLIGAALLFLAARSYGRAAADRSYDHLLISSALSIADSVALVDGQWQVDLPYAALDLLAMAPEDRVFYRVSSREGQAITGYADLPAPPSAPHDGQPRLFDAMYRGENTRFVAVSRWIAGPASQGQAIVQVGQTRRAREALADDMVLRALVAIVALSLAALALVWIGVYRALRPLQRLERELSEREPSDLRPLAREVPAELDQTVESLNRFMGRLAASNETLRAFMGEAAHQMRTPLAALRAQAQLALDEDDPAEQRRSLETIERNASHMSRLLNQLLSDASAIHRANLQRFETVDLAELLHQAIFEAVPQAGPRPELHLAATSEAVRVRGDALLLREAIKNLIDNALKHGRAPLQIALTTSGETAAPTAVLTIADHGPGIAPADAETVFERFARGRDAAAGGAGLGLAIVKRIVESHGGAIDLSNRVGGGLVVTLRLPRTAV from the coding sequence ATGGCTGAGCCCGCGCGCGCCGCGGCCGGGCGCCGCGATTCGATCCGCAAGACGCTGCTGATCTACCTCGGCGCGCTGTCGCTGATCGGCGCGGCGCTGCTGTTCCTGGCCGCGCGCAGCTACGGCCGCGCCGCGGCCGACCGTTCCTACGATCACTTGCTGATCTCCTCGGCCTTGTCGATCGCCGACTCGGTCGCGCTGGTCGACGGCCAGTGGCAGGTCGATCTGCCGTACGCCGCGCTCGACCTGCTGGCGATGGCGCCGGAGGACCGGGTGTTCTACCGCGTCTCCAGCCGCGAAGGCCAGGCGATCACCGGCTACGCCGACCTGCCGGCGCCGCCGAGCGCGCCGCACGACGGCCAGCCGCGTTTGTTCGATGCGATGTACCGCGGCGAAAACACCCGCTTCGTCGCGGTCTCGCGCTGGATCGCGGGGCCGGCCTCGCAGGGGCAGGCCATCGTCCAGGTCGGCCAGACGCGGCGCGCGCGCGAAGCGCTGGCCGACGACATGGTGCTGCGCGCGCTGGTCGCGATCGTGGCGCTGTCGCTGGCGGCGCTGGCGCTGGTGTGGATCGGCGTGTACCGCGCGCTGCGGCCGCTGCAACGGCTGGAGCGCGAGCTGTCCGAGCGCGAACCGTCCGACCTGCGCCCGCTCGCGCGCGAAGTGCCGGCCGAACTCGACCAGACCGTGGAATCGCTGAACCGCTTCATGGGCCGGCTCGCGGCCAGCAACGAAACCCTGCGCGCGTTCATGGGCGAGGCCGCGCACCAGATGCGCACGCCGCTGGCCGCGCTGCGCGCGCAGGCGCAGCTGGCGCTCGACGAGGACGACCCGGCCGAGCAGCGCCGCAGCCTGGAAACCATCGAGCGCAACGCCAGCCACATGAGCCGCCTGCTGAACCAGTTGCTCAGCGACGCCAGCGCGATCCACCGCGCGAATCTGCAACGCTTCGAAACCGTGGACCTGGCCGAACTGCTGCATCAGGCGATCTTCGAAGCCGTGCCGCAGGCCGGCCCGCGCCCCGAGTTGCACTTGGCCGCGACCAGCGAGGCGGTGCGCGTGCGCGGCGACGCGCTGCTGCTGCGCGAGGCGATCAAGAACCTGATCGACAACGCGCTCAAGCACGGCCGCGCGCCGTTGCAGATCGCGCTGACCACGAGCGGCGAGACGGCCGCGCCGACCGCCGTGCTGACCATCGCCGACCACGGCCCCGGCATCGCCCCGGCCGACGCCGAGACCGTGTTCGAACGCTTCGCCCGCGGCCGCGACGCCGCCGCCGGCGGCGCCGGGCTGGGGCTGGCGATCGTCAAGCGCATCGTCGAGAGCCACGGCGGCGCGATCGATCTGAGCAACCGCGTCGGCGGCGGCTTGGTGGTGACGTTGCGGTTGCCGAGGACAGCGGTATGA
- a CDS encoding response regulator transcription factor — protein sequence MRILLVEDNADLADAIVRRMRRDGHAVDWQSDGLKADSVLRYQGFDLIVLDIGLPRLDGLGLLAGLRERGDATPVLMLTARDGIDDRVRALDSGADDYLSKPFDFREFEARCRVLLRRNRGQAAGTVQVDGFVFDAGAHRVTLDGEPIELPNREFRLLEILIGKLGQVVSKDEIGNGLFGFDDEAGPNAIELYVGRLRKKLAAAPLRIVTVRGAGYMIEAGPTDAAEGDGDG from the coding sequence GTGCGCATCCTGCTCGTCGAAGACAACGCCGACCTCGCCGACGCCATCGTCCGGCGCATGCGCCGCGACGGCCATGCCGTGGACTGGCAGAGCGACGGGCTCAAGGCCGACAGCGTGCTGCGTTATCAAGGCTTCGACCTGATCGTGCTCGACATCGGCCTGCCGCGGCTCGACGGCCTCGGCCTGCTCGCCGGCCTGCGCGAACGCGGCGACGCGACCCCGGTGCTGATGCTGACCGCGCGCGACGGCATCGACGACCGCGTGCGCGCGCTCGATTCCGGCGCCGACGACTACCTCAGCAAACCCTTCGATTTCCGCGAATTCGAAGCGCGCTGCCGGGTGCTGCTGCGGCGCAACCGCGGCCAGGCCGCAGGCACCGTGCAGGTCGATGGCTTCGTCTTCGATGCCGGCGCGCACCGCGTCACCCTCGACGGCGAGCCGATCGAACTGCCGAACCGCGAGTTCCGCCTGCTCGAAATCCTGATCGGCAAGCTCGGCCAGGTGGTCAGCAAGGACGAGATCGGCAACGGCCTGTTCGGTTTCGACGACGAAGCCGGGCCGAACGCGATCGAGCTGTACGTCGGGCGCCTGCGCAAGAAACTCGCGGCCGCGCCGCTGCGCATCGTCACCGTGCGCGGCGCCGGCTACATGATCGAAGCCGGCCCGACCGATGCGGCCGAAGGCGACGGCGATGGCTGA
- a CDS encoding OprO/OprP family phosphate-selective porin: MAVAHHAGACVALCLLAASASAAHAAESGDERPVTAELGGRIHWDFAEFDNDRRGAPNPDDTEVRRLWLDVSGKFYGWGYKIEGDFAGLQDKFSGDNVEAKDVYVTRDFKAGKLTVGQFKQYFTLDDRISSNYGVFMERSMFASSVAPLYRLGAAWITARDEYTVGGSVYSLESIDVWQVKGRAFGARGTWAPRHDTGDALHLGLSLAREYYDHPGRDGANGLRIAPRPAGHLSDNSRATLVNFNRGLDTDVDKYSLEFALARGPVYVQSELSGADFDDGSQRGEIRSAYATLGWFVTGENMPYDTKSGRFGRVKPSRPNGAWVVAARYDTIRGKQHLNGAANFSDVSMEQTSLGVNWHLRANLRFMFDLIESRNRDRLAGATLDRTRALTGRFQYDF, from the coding sequence ATGGCTGTCGCCCACCACGCCGGCGCGTGCGTCGCGCTGTGCCTGCTCGCTGCGTCCGCAAGCGCCGCCCACGCGGCCGAAAGCGGCGACGAGCGCCCCGTGACCGCCGAACTCGGCGGCCGCATCCACTGGGATTTCGCCGAGTTCGACAACGACCGGCGCGGCGCGCCGAACCCCGACGACACCGAAGTGCGGCGGCTGTGGCTCGACGTGTCGGGCAAGTTCTACGGTTGGGGCTACAAGATCGAAGGCGACTTCGCCGGCCTGCAGGACAAGTTCAGCGGCGACAACGTCGAGGCCAAGGATGTCTACGTCACCCGCGATTTCAAGGCCGGCAAGCTGACTGTCGGCCAGTTCAAGCAGTACTTCACCCTGGACGACCGGATCAGCTCGAACTACGGCGTGTTCATGGAGCGCAGCATGTTCGCCAGCTCCGTCGCGCCGCTGTACCGGCTCGGCGCGGCCTGGATCACCGCGCGCGACGAGTACACCGTCGGCGGCAGCGTCTACAGCCTGGAAAGCATCGACGTGTGGCAGGTCAAGGGCCGCGCGTTCGGCGCGCGCGGCACCTGGGCGCCGCGCCACGACACCGGCGACGCGCTGCACCTGGGCCTGTCGCTGGCGCGCGAGTACTACGACCATCCCGGCCGCGACGGCGCCAACGGCCTGCGCATCGCGCCGCGCCCGGCCGGGCATCTGTCCGACAACAGCCGCGCGACCTTGGTCAACTTCAACCGCGGCCTCGACACCGACGTCGACAAGTACTCGCTGGAGTTCGCGCTGGCGCGCGGCCCGGTGTACGTGCAGTCCGAACTCAGCGGCGCCGATTTCGACGACGGCAGCCAGCGCGGCGAGATCCGCTCGGCCTACGCCACGCTCGGCTGGTTCGTCACCGGCGAGAACATGCCCTACGACACCAAGTCCGGCCGCTTCGGCCGGGTCAAGCCGTCGCGCCCGAACGGCGCCTGGGTGGTCGCGGCGCGCTACGACACCATCCGCGGCAAGCAGCACCTCAACGGCGCGGCGAACTTCAGCGACGTGTCGATGGAGCAGACCAGCCTCGGCGTGAACTGGCACCTGCGCGCGAACCTGCGCTTCATGTTCGATCTGATCGAAAGCCGCAACCGCGACCGGCTCGCGGGCGCGACGCTCGACCGCACGCGTGCGCTGACCGGGCGGTTTCAGTACGACTTCTGA
- a CDS encoding CitMHS family transporter, translating into MLTILGFGMVLTFMYLIMSKRLSPLVALIVIPIVFALAGGFGAGIGEMMIEGIKKIAPTGVMLMFAILYFGVMIDAGLFDPIVKRILKLVKGDPVKIVVGTAVLAMLISLDGDGSTTYMITVSAMLPLFQRLRMNALNLTCVTILASGVMNLTPWGGPTARAATALHVDPSEVFVPLIPAMVVSLLSILVLAWYLGLRERKRLGIVTLDGHAADWNPELDTASDNLPTLADSEDTKRPKLLWVNAGLTVALMAALILGLLPLPVLFMIGFAIALVINYPDLAEQRRRIGNHAGNVLAVVSLIFAAGIFTGILSNTGMVEAMSRSFLAVIPDAWGPYLAVITAIASMPFTFFMSNDAFYFGVLPILSEAAGHYGITPVEMARASLAGQPVHLLSPLVPSTYLLVGMANVDFADHQKFTLKWAVMVSMILLFASLAFALYPFAA; encoded by the coding sequence ATGCTGACCATCCTCGGCTTCGGCATGGTCCTCACCTTCATGTATCTGATCATGAGCAAGCGGCTGTCGCCGCTGGTCGCCCTGATCGTGATACCCATCGTCTTCGCCCTCGCCGGCGGCTTCGGCGCCGGAATCGGCGAGATGATGATCGAGGGGATCAAGAAGATCGCGCCGACCGGCGTGATGTTGATGTTCGCCATCCTCTACTTCGGAGTGATGATCGACGCCGGCCTGTTCGATCCCATCGTCAAGCGCATCCTCAAGCTGGTGAAGGGCGACCCGGTCAAGATCGTGGTCGGCACCGCGGTGCTGGCGATGCTGATCTCGCTCGACGGCGACGGCTCGACCACCTACATGATTACGGTCTCGGCGATGCTGCCGCTGTTCCAGCGTCTGCGCATGAACGCCTTGAACCTGACCTGCGTGACGATCCTGGCCAGCGGCGTGATGAACCTGACCCCGTGGGGCGGGCCGACCGCGCGCGCGGCGACCGCGCTGCACGTGGATCCCAGCGAAGTGTTCGTGCCGCTGATTCCGGCGATGGTGGTGTCGCTGCTGAGCATCCTGGTGCTGGCGTGGTATCTCGGGCTGCGCGAGCGCAAGCGCCTGGGCATCGTGACCCTGGACGGCCACGCCGCCGACTGGAATCCCGAGCTCGACACCGCCAGCGACAACCTGCCGACCCTGGCCGACAGCGAAGACACCAAGCGGCCGAAGCTGCTGTGGGTCAACGCCGGCCTGACCGTGGCGCTGATGGCCGCGCTGATCCTCGGCCTGCTGCCGCTGCCGGTGTTGTTCATGATCGGCTTCGCGATCGCGCTGGTCATCAACTACCCGGATCTGGCCGAACAGCGCCGCCGCATCGGCAACCACGCCGGCAACGTGCTGGCGGTGGTGTCGCTGATCTTCGCCGCCGGCATCTTCACCGGCATCCTGTCCAACACCGGCATGGTCGAGGCGATGTCGCGCAGCTTCCTGGCGGTGATCCCCGACGCCTGGGGCCCGTACCTGGCGGTCATCACCGCGATCGCCAGCATGCCTTTCACGTTTTTCATGTCCAACGACGCGTTCTATTTCGGCGTGCTGCCGATCCTGTCGGAAGCGGCCGGGCATTACGGCATCACCCCGGTGGAGATGGCGCGCGCGTCGCTGGCCGGGCAACCGGTGCATCTGTTGAGCCCGCTGGTGCCGTCGACGTATCTGTTGGTCGGCATGGCCAATGTGGATTTCGCCGACCATCAGAAGTTCACCCTGAAGTGGGCGGTGATGGTGTCGATGATTTTGTTGTTCGCTTCGCTCGCGTTCGCCCTCTACCCCTTCGCCGCTTGA
- the phbB gene encoding acetoacetyl-CoA reductase gives MTLRIAYVTSGMGSLGTAICRKLADSGHTVVAGCGPNSPRKAGWLREQRELGYDFIASEGNAADWDSTVAAFAKVKAEVGEVDVLVNNAGGTRDVLFRQMSRDDWNAVMAGNLNTLFNITKQVADGMAARGWGRIVNIGSVSAQKGQIGQVNYATAKAAMHGFTRALAQEFAARGVTVNTLSPGYVASAAISAFPPDVLDRLAASVPLRRLGKPEEVASLCAWLVSDDAAFVTGADYAVNGGLQMG, from the coding sequence ATGACACTCCGCATCGCATACGTCACCAGCGGCATGGGCAGCCTGGGCACCGCGATCTGCCGCAAGCTCGCCGACAGCGGCCACACCGTGGTCGCCGGTTGCGGCCCGAACTCGCCGCGCAAGGCCGGCTGGCTGCGCGAGCAGCGCGAGCTGGGCTACGACTTCATCGCCTCGGAAGGCAACGCCGCCGACTGGGATTCCACCGTCGCCGCGTTCGCCAAGGTCAAGGCCGAGGTCGGCGAAGTCGACGTGCTGGTCAACAACGCCGGCGGCACCCGCGACGTGCTGTTCCGGCAGATGAGCCGCGACGACTGGAACGCGGTCATGGCCGGCAACCTCAACACCTTGTTCAACATCACCAAGCAGGTCGCCGACGGCATGGCCGCGCGCGGCTGGGGCCGGATCGTCAACATCGGCTCGGTCAGCGCGCAGAAGGGCCAGATCGGCCAGGTCAACTACGCCACCGCCAAGGCGGCGATGCACGGCTTCACCCGCGCGCTGGCGCAGGAGTTCGCCGCGCGCGGGGTCACCGTCAACACGCTTTCGCCCGGCTACGTCGCCAGCGCCGCGATCAGCGCGTTCCCGCCCGACGTGCTCGACCGCCTCGCAGCGTCCGTGCCGCTGCGGCGCCTGGGCAAGCCGGAGGAAGTCGCGAGCCTGTGCGCGTGGCTGGTCAGCGACGATGCCGCGTTCGTGACCGGCGCCGATTACGCGGTCAACGGCGGCTTGCAGATGGGCTGA
- a CDS encoding flavohemoglobin expression-modulating QEGLA motif protein, with protein sequence MSALPTDLSPDLHHHAQLDARMVRAARGIKLLTMVSWPAGLEQRFLADYARGAATLPVIDYPRHDFSEVRGELDAIADAADPDHPLGEYLIESAHSWGIAARLLECLGTNQVADYSVQLFGKPDVALPGQGPTTREAANHFISIANELDRELMSPAETVEISATALSLQLQRDLDDYFDSRVIEVVLDPDLIAKAAAGATRIRLRSGAAFSDYDRHQLLQHEAFVHSLTALNGREQPILPSLALSSPRSTATQEGLATFAEQITGSIDIGRMKRLSLRIDAVAMALDGADFIHVFRYFIDAGQTPEESFASAQRVFRGVPTGGGAAFTKDSVYLRGLVGVHTFFRWALRQQKLHLCRWLFAGKMTLGDVQRFEPLFQSGVLAPPRWMPPWITRANGLAGMLAFSLFANRIRLDHMAEGDFSEIG encoded by the coding sequence ATGAGCGCGCTACCGACCGATCTGTCGCCCGACCTGCACCACCACGCCCAGCTCGACGCGCGCATGGTCCGCGCCGCGCGCGGGATCAAGCTGCTGACGATGGTCAGCTGGCCGGCCGGGCTGGAGCAGCGCTTCCTCGCCGACTACGCGCGCGGCGCCGCGACGCTGCCGGTCATCGACTATCCCAGGCACGACTTCAGCGAAGTGCGGGGCGAGCTCGACGCCATCGCCGACGCCGCCGACCCGGACCATCCGCTCGGCGAGTACCTGATCGAATCGGCGCACTCCTGGGGCATAGCCGCGCGATTGCTCGAATGCCTCGGCACGAACCAGGTCGCCGACTACTCGGTGCAGTTGTTCGGCAAGCCCGACGTGGCCTTGCCGGGCCAGGGCCCGACCACGCGCGAGGCCGCCAACCACTTCATTTCCATCGCCAACGAACTCGACCGCGAACTGATGTCGCCGGCCGAGACGGTGGAGATTTCGGCGACCGCGCTGAGCCTGCAATTGCAGCGCGACCTCGACGACTACTTCGACAGCCGGGTGATCGAAGTGGTGCTCGATCCCGACCTGATCGCCAAGGCCGCCGCCGGCGCCACCCGCATCCGCCTGCGCAGCGGCGCGGCGTTCAGCGATTACGACCGCCACCAGCTGTTGCAGCACGAAGCCTTCGTGCATTCGCTGACCGCGCTCAACGGCCGCGAGCAGCCGATCCTGCCGAGCCTGGCGCTGTCATCGCCGCGCAGCACCGCGACCCAGGAAGGCCTGGCGACCTTCGCCGAGCAGATCACCGGCAGCATCGACATCGGCCGGATGAAGCGGCTGAGCCTGCGCATCGACGCGGTCGCGATGGCCCTGGACGGCGCCGATTTCATCCACGTGTTCCGTTACTTCATCGACGCCGGGCAGACCCCGGAAGAAAGCTTCGCCTCGGCCCAGCGCGTGTTCCGCGGCGTGCCGACCGGCGGCGGCGCGGCCTTCACCAAGGACAGCGTGTACCTGCGCGGGCTGGTCGGCGTGCACACCTTCTTCCGCTGGGCGCTGCGCCAGCAGAAGCTGCACCTGTGCCGCTGGCTGTTCGCCGGCAAGATGACCCTCGGCGACGTGCAGCGCTTCGAGCCGTTGTTCCAGTCCGGCGTGCTGGCGCCGCCGCGCTGGATGCCGCCGTGGATCACCCGCGCCAATGGGTTGGCGGGGATGCTGGCGTTTTCGCTGTTCGCCAACCGGATCCGGTTGGATCATATGGCCGAAGGCGATTTCAGCGAGATCGGCTGA
- the rsgA gene encoding ribosome small subunit-dependent GTPase A: protein MTPELAALQAIGWPLQAGPDENPLPADPAWRELLAEHPQARPARVIEQHRSGYVVADGPDSAGFKVESLPEWQRPRFPPEQRPGVGDWLLIERSGSRDKVVALLPRHSAIKRGAAGEHYKQQLIAANIDTVFVVCGLDADFNPRRIERYLLLVRGGAEPVIVLTKADAALAADPDAVTLATDALVELSQGVQVRAVNARDRDGVLEALSPWLAPGRTVVLVGSSGAGKSTITNSLLGIEKMKTGAVRESDARGRHTTTHRALIPLPSGACLIDTPGMRELKPTGEEDVGENFADVEALAEQCKFRDCSHYREPGCAVRAAIEGGKLDPQRFANYLKLRDEVAGAANKLANRRAQKSEEKVLGKALNKRLDEKYGRH from the coding sequence TTGACTCCCGAACTGGCCGCCTTGCAGGCGATCGGCTGGCCCTTGCAGGCCGGCCCGGACGAAAATCCGTTGCCGGCCGACCCGGCCTGGCGCGAGCTGCTCGCCGAACACCCCCAGGCCCGCCCGGCGCGGGTCATCGAGCAGCACCGCAGCGGCTACGTGGTCGCCGACGGCCCCGACAGCGCCGGCTTCAAGGTCGAGTCGCTGCCCGAGTGGCAACGCCCGCGCTTCCCGCCCGAACAGCGGCCCGGCGTCGGCGACTGGCTGCTGATCGAGCGCAGCGGTTCGCGCGACAAGGTCGTGGCGCTGCTGCCGCGGCACAGCGCGATCAAGCGCGGCGCCGCCGGCGAGCATTACAAGCAGCAGCTGATCGCGGCCAACATCGACACCGTGTTCGTGGTCTGCGGGCTCGACGCCGATTTCAATCCGCGCCGGATCGAGCGCTATCTGCTGCTGGTGCGCGGCGGCGCCGAACCTGTGATCGTGCTGACCAAGGCCGACGCCGCGCTGGCCGCCGACCCCGATGCGGTGACCCTGGCCACCGACGCGCTGGTCGAACTGAGCCAGGGCGTGCAGGTGCGCGCGGTCAACGCGCGCGACCGCGACGGCGTGCTCGAAGCGCTGTCGCCGTGGCTGGCGCCGGGCCGCACCGTGGTGCTGGTGGGGTCCTCCGGCGCCGGCAAGTCGACCATCACCAACAGCCTGCTCGGCATCGAGAAGATGAAGACCGGCGCGGTCCGCGAAAGCGACGCGCGCGGCCGCCACACCACCACCCACCGCGCGCTGATTCCGCTGCCGTCGGGCGCCTGCCTGATCGACACGCCGGGCATGCGCGAGCTCAAGCCGACCGGCGAGGAAGACGTCGGCGAGAACTTCGCCGACGTCGAGGCGCTGGCCGAGCAGTGCAAGTTCCGCGATTGCTCGCACTACCGCGAGCCCGGCTGCGCGGTGCGCGCGGCGATCGAAGGCGGCAAGCTGGATCCGCAGCGCTTCGCCAATTACCTCAAGCTGCGCGACGAAGTCGCCGGCGCGGCCAACAAGCTGGCCAACCGGCGCGCGCAGAAGTCCGAGGAGAAAGTGCTCGGCAAGGCCCTCAACAAGCGCCTGGACGAGAAGTATGGGCGGCACTGA
- a CDS encoding aminotransferase class I/II-fold pyridoxal phosphate-dependent enzyme, which translates to MSQPPLKTRERLSEVRYEIRGELARRARELEAQGRKQIKLNIGNPGAFGFRAPEHLQRAIAERIADTDPYTHQQGLPAAREAIAAFYKRRGTPNASPERVFVGNGVSELIDLSLRALLNPGDEVLLPSPDYPLWSAATILNDGRPVYYRCQPENGFLPDPDEIEQLVSSRTRAIVLINPNNPTGAAYPRALIERIVAIAAKHRLLLLCDEIYDSILYGDAQFEPVAPIAGDLPCLSFGGLSKVHRACGWRVGWAVLSGDPLATGEFHHAMDLLGALRLCANVPGQFAIEAALNGADTITPLCRPGGRLFEARRAVIEAVEASKHLQLVAPAGALYAFPAVTGAAAQGFDDHKFALELLETEDVLVVPGSSFNVPYRNHFRVTLLPQPDDVREVFVRIERVLDRHAERAGAPRAAVA; encoded by the coding sequence ATGTCCCAGCCGCCCTTGAAAACCCGCGAACGCCTGTCCGAAGTCCGTTACGAAATCCGCGGTGAACTGGCCCGGCGAGCTCGCGAGTTGGAGGCCCAGGGACGCAAGCAGATCAAGCTCAACATCGGCAACCCCGGCGCGTTCGGTTTCCGCGCCCCCGAGCACCTGCAGCGCGCCATCGCCGAGCGCATCGCCGACACCGACCCCTACACCCACCAGCAGGGCTTGCCGGCCGCGCGCGAGGCCATCGCCGCGTTCTACAAGCGCCGCGGCACGCCGAACGCCTCGCCCGAACGGGTGTTCGTCGGCAACGGCGTCAGCGAGCTGATCGACCTGTCGCTGCGCGCCCTGCTGAACCCGGGCGACGAAGTGCTGCTGCCCTCGCCCGACTACCCGCTGTGGTCGGCCGCGACCATCCTCAACGACGGCCGCCCGGTGTACTACCGCTGCCAGCCGGAGAACGGCTTCCTGCCCGATCCGGACGAGATCGAGCAACTGGTCTCCAGCCGCACCCGCGCGATCGTGCTGATCAATCCGAACAACCCGACCGGCGCGGCCTATCCGCGCGCGCTGATCGAGCGCATCGTCGCGATCGCCGCCAAGCACCGGCTGTTGCTGCTGTGCGACGAGATCTACGACTCGATCCTGTACGGCGACGCGCAGTTCGAGCCGGTCGCGCCGATCGCCGGCGACCTGCCGTGCCTGAGCTTCGGCGGGCTGTCCAAGGTCCACCGCGCCTGCGGCTGGCGGGTCGGCTGGGCGGTGCTGTCGGGCGATCCTCTGGCCACCGGCGAGTTCCACCACGCGATGGACCTGCTCGGCGCGCTGCGCCTGTGCGCCAACGTGCCCGGCCAGTTCGCGATCGAGGCCGCGCTGAACGGCGCCGACACCATCACCCCGCTGTGCCGCCCCGGCGGCCGCCTGTTCGAAGCGCGGCGCGCGGTGATCGAGGCGGTCGAGGCGAGCAAGCACCTGCAACTGGTCGCGCCGGCCGGCGCGCTGTACGCGTTCCCGGCGGTGACCGGCGCGGCCGCGCAAGGCTTCGACGACCACAAGTTCGCGCTGGAACTGCTGGAAACCGAGGACGTGCTGGTGGTCCCGGGTTCGAGCTTCAACGTCCCTTACCGCAACCATTTCCGCGTCACCCTGCTGCCGCAGCCGGACGACGTGCGCGAGGTGTTCGTGCGGATCGAGCGCGTGCTCGACCGCCACGCCGAGCGTGCCGGCGCGCCGCGCGCCGCCGTCGCCTGA
- a CDS encoding SGNH/GDSL hydrolase family protein produces MARSYLALGDSYTIGEAVPEAGRWPVQLVAGLAARGIAVAPPRIVATTGWTTDELALALDLAEPLGEWDFVSLLIGVNNQYRGRSAAQYAGEYRELLERAIGYARGRPDRVLALAIPDWGATPFGAQDKRGAAAIGAELDVFNITAGEICARYGVAFVDIGPVSRELAADPAMLAEDALHPSARMYARWTELALPVAERLLGRD; encoded by the coding sequence ATGGCGCGCTCGTATCTGGCGCTCGGCGACAGCTACACCATCGGCGAAGCGGTTCCCGAAGCCGGCCGCTGGCCGGTGCAGCTGGTCGCCGGCCTGGCCGCGCGCGGCATCGCCGTGGCGCCGCCGCGCATCGTCGCCACGACCGGCTGGACCACCGACGAGCTCGCGCTGGCGCTCGATCTGGCCGAGCCGCTCGGCGAATGGGATTTCGTCAGCCTGCTGATCGGCGTCAACAACCAGTACCGCGGCCGCAGCGCCGCGCAGTACGCCGGCGAGTACCGCGAACTGCTGGAGCGCGCGATCGGCTACGCGCGCGGCCGCCCCGACCGGGTGCTGGCGCTGGCGATCCCCGACTGGGGCGCGACCCCGTTCGGCGCCCAGGACAAGCGCGGCGCGGCCGCGATCGGCGCCGAACTCGACGTGTTCAACATCACCGCCGGCGAAATCTGCGCGCGCTACGGCGTGGCCTTCGTCGACATCGGGCCGGTTTCGCGCGAGTTGGCCGCCGACCCGGCGATGCTGGCCGAGGATGCGCTGCATCCTTCGGCGCGGATGTACGCGCGCTGGACCGAACTCGCGCTGCCGGTCGCGGAGCGCCTGCTCGGGCGCGATTGA
- a CDS encoding methyltransferase domain-containing protein encodes MPPGQAVRIARAYLPEHPLGNRWDYYYSRAKLGSDPLYPGVSEALRGTRAPLLDLGCGLGLLAHTLRADGIGLGYRGVDSDAAKIRRAGRAAARVGLDQARFAVMDLARELPEHRGSVAMLDVLQFIPYPAQARAIDAMIAMLTPGARLVIRTGLDDGTGRARITRAVDVFARALGWMNAMPRYYPDGEALRARLRDAGLRVEFTPLYGRTPFNNWRIVAARD; translated from the coding sequence ATGCCCCCCGGCCAGGCCGTGCGGATCGCGCGCGCCTACCTGCCCGAGCATCCGCTCGGCAACCGCTGGGACTACTACTACAGCCGGGCCAAGCTCGGCAGCGACCCGCTCTATCCCGGCGTCAGCGAAGCCCTGCGCGGCACCCGCGCGCCGCTGCTCGACCTGGGCTGCGGCCTGGGCCTGCTGGCCCACACCCTGCGCGCCGACGGCATCGGCCTGGGCTACCGCGGCGTCGACAGCGACGCGGCCAAGATCCGCCGCGCAGGCCGCGCCGCGGCGCGGGTCGGCCTCGATCAGGCGCGTTTCGCGGTCATGGACCTGGCGCGCGAACTGCCCGAACACCGCGGCAGCGTGGCGATGCTCGACGTGCTCCAGTTCATCCCCTACCCCGCGCAGGCGCGCGCCATCGACGCGATGATCGCGATGCTGACGCCCGGCGCGCGGCTGGTGATCCGCACCGGCCTGGACGACGGCACCGGCCGCGCGCGGATCACCCGCGCGGTCGACGTGTTCGCGCGCGCGCTGGGCTGGATGAACGCGATGCCGCGCTATTACCCCGACGGCGAGGCCTTGCGCGCGCGGCTGCGCGATGCGGGGTTGCGGGTCGAGTTCACGCCGTTGTATGGGCGTACGCCGTTCAACAACTGGCGGATCGTGGCGGCGCGGGACTGA